Proteins encoded together in one Chaetodon auriga isolate fChaAug3 chromosome 20, fChaAug3.hap1, whole genome shotgun sequence window:
- the LOC143338851 gene encoding disks large homolog 5-like isoform X2 encodes MEPKHKELLEKCYQNLVESITDADRVVDVLAHCGTLSQAERYELGHNCSSSSEKVDLLLKILLGKDRDHFAEFCTALEKTHPHLHAVLLNGIGPVDHTTGSTYSILSTMPSDSESSSSLSSLGTPGQASSPPPAQMDSHQVSEKMETVLFQLRHVTRERDDLRKRLALSSPGTTFDDCRPNSKAGHDYERLKLQCMKAMADLQSLQNQHSTTLKRCEEAVKKADFYHTLHSRLASEHAQLKDELEVVRQDNIQLVREHNHVKQACEELRRLHDDDQREVADMRMLHQQVMREGSSDVLNKLYDTAVDKLEAMKSDYEALKKRYNEKTAGHNADLSRLDQAEEENHRLQKQLDMLLKQRDAAIHYQQQYSSSIRRFDNTQQELSKAAAQNKELQREMERLQSEVTRLKTQQLKAVKDCEKYKEERDSVINEYRLIMSERDQVIKEVDRLQTGLEMAEAKLKNTSSERRVANEELEALRQELASALVDRDRAICEKNELLEKYCHEVKDKAEAQKELSQACKDIETVREERDVARKERTEAIIQRDQLLREYYQARQKQDSATLDMERANKEIDMLRKQYEAISQELKEALQEAEVAKCRRDWAFQERDKIVAERESIRTLCDNLRRERDRAVSDLADALRNLDDTRKQKNDAARELKELKEKMEDQLEKEARFRQLMAHSSHDSAIDTDSMEWETEVVEFEKHRDMDLKALGFDIAEGVNDPYLPGDCGIFVSKVDKGSIAEGRLRVNDWLLKINDVDLTNKDRKQVIKAVLSGEGVINMVVRRRKSLGGRIITPIQINLAGHKDSGIGLESGVFVATLAPGSPAARDCALTVGDRLLAINGIALDNKTLSECESLLRNCRDSLSISLMKFLPQSCSGQSLFESLRDTEKISRLQSCEIHTRNCRNSKHNCSTQTDVCSCDRGDEACKDTGDSLDSSGSSAHCHNKPFSNSSLHSRSLSSSHSPSEPHPDFCYRRQDLHHRPFTFTPVLSDCSSPQTAVERGQSSPTKPSGGTWPKVIVGASIPECAQLSIYKKNKQRKSIFDVNAFRRPEAPKLDYMSLSQLPKHSPQSSISESAQTPPTPPTRSDSFRFKHRQQNSSASDSTITTGTPPASPAQATCRQDDGEAGNQLYYTDAPPGESKSGSKKPAEEEGSRHRVEERGKRRYRPKSAPALRRNVTPLHIPVPMQVQSFSNDEHSPEPMDLLRFSPMRTNRYSMQFAPPSYSSIAAHPAQRGLAPCPAVTAVMRNPVYTAWSHEIQNNNNCPPAPSSGVHPHSHTSPQHQGRLSLDLSHKRTGDLTETSCSQPPHSTNSLPSSARMGSSTLQFRAERIKIPPTRYPRSAGSDRGSLSHSECSSPTPPMSPVNLETSSFTSSQSQSSISTQPRISVSPAPVGDRRKDGFVSYNTSSVRLPLAVKPKFLSLRSLRPYLEEPRNVTVQKGAEPLGISIVSGENGGVFVSKVTAGSIAHQARLEYGDQLLEFNGINLRNANEQQARLVIGQQCDTVTILAQYNPHMFQLGNHSRSGSRMESISNQPTPLDSGATTPDNHSTVDTLSEQDEGTMTPPSKQTTPATSPQNSFRLPGSSTRRAAEPRLVRLKRIQVELGVQICGGNLYGIFVESLDDDSPAKCPDGLLPGDLILEYNGISMKNKTKEEAYLEMLKPAETITFKVQNCVDNLAAIKESRGDGFYIRALYERVAEVEQELSFNKDDILYVEDTLPNGNFGYWMAWQLDENAQKLGKGQIPSKYMMDQEFYRRHSMADMKDDNGTNKTLSAAARRSFFRRRLKHKRSGSKDGKDVMALDAISTDSLPITEDGLSLMYQRVQRVECSSPRPVLVLGPLVEASKDMLVKETPAKFCRCLPEIMKASQQAIERGVKDCVFIDYKRRSGHFDVTTVASIKEITEKDCHCLLDIAPHAIERLHSVHIYPIVIFIRYKNAKQIKEQKDPLYLRDKLSQKHSKEQFEVAQKVEQEYSRFFTGVVQGGSVSYICTQIMTIVEQEQSKVLWIPDGAP; translated from the exons ATGGAGCCCAAGCATAAAGAGTTGTTGGAGAAATGTTACCAGAACTTGGTGGAGTCGATAACAGACGCGGACCGAGTGGTGGATGTTTTGGCTCACTGCGGGACCCTCAGCCAGGCGGAACGCTACGAGCTGGGACACAACTGCTCCTCCAGCTCGGAGAAAGTGGACCTCCTCCTGAAGATACTGCTCGGGAAGGACAGAGACCATTTCGCGGAGTTTTGCACAGCCCTGGAGAAGACGCACCCTCACCTGCACGCCGTGCTGCTGAATGGCATCGGACCGGTGGACCACACAACTG GGTCCACTTACAGCATCTTGTCCACCATGCCGTCGGACtcagaaagcagcagctctctCAGCAGCTTAG GTACACCCGGTCAAGCCTCCTCCCCTCCGCCCGCCCAAATGGACAGCCACCAGGTGAGCGAGAAGATGGAGACGGTTCTGTTCCAGCTCCGACATGTGACCCGCGAGAGGGACGACCTCCGTAAACGCCTGGCCCTCTCTTCGCCTGGAACCACCTTCGATGACTGCAG ACCAAACTCGAAAGCAGGTCATGACTACGAGCGTCTGAAGCTGCAGTGCATGAAGGCGATGGCAGACCTGCAGTCCCTGCAGAACCAGCACAGCACCACCCTGAAGAGGTGCGAGGAGGCTGTGAAGAAAGCAGACTTCTACCA CACGCTGCACAGCCGTCTGGCGAGCGAGCACGCCCAGCTGAAAGACGAGCTGGAGGTGGTGAGGCAGGACAACATCCAGCTGGTCAGGGAGCACAACCACGTGAAGCAGGCCTGcgaggagctgaggaggctgcACGACGACGACCAGAGAGAGGTGGCCGACATGAGGATGCTGCACCAGCAG GTGATGAGAGAGGGGTCCTCTGATGTCCTCAACAAGCTGTATGACACAGCAGTGGACAAGTTGGAGGCCATGAAGAGCGACTATGAGGCCCTGAAGAAGCGCTACAACGAGAAGACGGCCGGTCACAACGCAGACCTGAGTCGTCTGGAccaggctgaggaggagaaccACCGGCTGCAGAAACAGCTGGACATGCTGCTGAAGCAGAGAGACGCCGCCATCCATTATCAGCAGCAGTACTCCTCGTCAATAAGAAG GTTTGACAACACGCAGCAAGAACTGTCCAAGGCCGCAGCCCAGAACAAGGAGCTGCAGCGAGAGATGGAGCGGCTGCAGTCCGAGGTGACGCGGCTCAAGACGCAGCAGCTCAAGGCCGTCAAAGACTGTGAGAAGTACAAGGAGGAGCGGGACTCCGTGATCAACGAGTACCGCCTGATCATGAGCGAGCGGGACCAGGTGATAAAAGAGGTGGACCGGCTTCAGACCGGGCTGGAAATGGCGGAGGCGAAGCTGAAGAACACTTCCTCAGAGAGACGGGTGGCTAACGAGGAGCTGGAGGCTCTCCGACAG GAGCTGGCCTCAGCGCTGGTGGACAGGGACCGGGCCATCTGCGAAAAGAACGAGCTGCTGGAGAAATACTGCCACGAGGTGAAGGACAAGGCCGAGGCCCAGAAGGAGCTTAGCCAGGCCTGCAAGGACATCGAGACGGTGCGCGAGGAGAGGGACGTGGCCCGCAAGGAGAGGACGGAGGCCATCATCCAGAGGGACCAGCTGCTGCGAGAGTATTACCAGGCCAGACAG AAACAAGACTCTGCCACTCTGGACATGGAGCGAGCCAACAAGGAGATCGACATGCTGAGGAAGCAGTACGAGGCCATCTCTCAGGAGCTGAAGGAGGCCCTGCAAGAGGCCGAGGTAGCCAAGTGTCGACGCGACTGGGCCTTTCAGGAGAGGGACAAGATCGTGGCCGAGCGGGAGAGCATTCG CACGCTGTGTGACAACCTGAGGCgagagagggacagagctgTGAGCGATCTGGCAGATGCTCTGAGGAACCTGGATGACACGAGGAAACAAAAGAACGATGCTGCGCGGGAACTCAAAGAACTAAA agaaaagatGGAAGACCAGTTAGAAAAGGAAGCGAGGTTTCGTCAGCTCATGGCTCACAGTTCACATGATTCAGCCATCGACACAGACTCGATGGAGTGGGAGACGGAAGTTGTAGAATTTGAGAAGCACAGA gATATGGATTTGAAAGCTCTTGGGTTTGATATTGCTGAAGGGGTAAATGATCCTTATTTACCAGGAGATTGTGGCATATTTGTCAGTAAGGTGGATAAAGGAAGTATTGCTGAAGGAAGATTAAG GGTGAACGATTGGTTGTTGAAAATTAATGACGTGGACCTGACCAATAAGGACAGGAAGCAGGTGATCAAAGCGGTGCTGAGCGGCGAGGGAGTGATCAATATGGTGGTTCGCAGAAGGAAGTCACTAGGAGGACGGATCATCACTCCGATCCAGATCAACCTGGCTGGACACAAAG ACAGTGGCATAGGACTGGAGAGTGGCGTGTTTGTAGCCACTTTGGCTCCAGGCAGTCCAGCTGCCAGGGACTGCGCTCTTACTGTTGGGGATAGACTGTTAGCT ATCAATGGAATTGCACTTGATAACAAGACGCTCTCTGAATGTGAGTCTCTGCTGAGGAACTGTCGTGATTCTCTCAGCATCTCCCTCATGAAG TTCCTCCCACAGAGCTGTTCTGGACAGAGTTTATTTGAAAGTTTGAGAGATACAGAAAAGATCTCCCGGCTCCAGTCCTGCGAGATCCACACCAGGAACTGCAGGAACTCCAAGCACAACTGCTCCACTCAAACGGACGTTTGCAGCTGTGACAGAGGGGACGAGGCGTGTAAGGATACGGGCGACTCTCTGgacagcagtggcagcagtgctCACTGCCACAACAAGCCTTTCTCCAACAGCTCCCTACACTCCcgctccctttcctcctcccacaGTCCCTCAGAGCCCCACCCGGACTTCTGCTACAGGAGGCAGGACCTCCACCATCGCCCCTTCACCTTCACCCCTGTGCTCTCCGACTGCAGCTCGCCTCAGACCGCCGTGGAACGAGGGCAGAGCTCGCCAACGAAGCCCAGTGGAGGCACGTGGCCTAAAGTCATAGTGGGAGCTTCTATTCCCGAGTGCGCCCAGCTCTCcatctacaaaaaaaacaaacagaggaagtcCATCTTTGACGTGAATGCTTTCAGGAGGCCCGAGGCGCCAAAACTGGACTACATGTCTCTTTCTCAATTGCCCAAGCACTCGCCGCAGAGCTCCATATCTGAATCTGCTCAGACCCCTCCCACCCCGCCAACCAGGAGCGACTCATTCAGGTTCAAACATCGCCAGCAGAACAGCTCGGCGTCTGACTCCACCATCACCACCGGCACTCCCCCGGCCTCCCCGGCCCAAGCCACATGCCGACAGGACGACGGAGAGGCAGGGAACCAACTCTATTACACCGATGCTCCTCCAGGAGAGTCCAAGAGCGGCTCCAAGAAACCCgctgaggaggaggggagtcGACACCGGGTGGAGGAGCGGGGAAAGAGGAGGTACCGGCCGAAATCTGCACCCGCACTACGGAGAAATGTGACACCATTACACATCCCAGTTCCCATGCAG GTTCAGAGTTTCTCTAACGATGAGCACTCTCCAGAGCCGATGGACCTGCTACGTTTCTCTCCTATGCGAACCAATCGGTACAGCATGCAGTTTGCACCCCCCAGCTACAGCAGCATTGCAGCAC ACCCAGCACAGCGAGGTCTCGCCCCGTGTCCTGCTGTGACGGCCGTGATGAGAAACCCGGTCTACACCGCCTGGAGCCATGAGATccagaacaacaacaactgtcCTCCAGCTCCCAGCTCAGGCGTCcacccacattcacacacaag CCCCCAGCATCAAGGTCGCCTCAGTCTGGACCTCAGCCACAAGCGCACTGGAGACCTGACTGAGACGAGTTGCAGCCAACCACCTCACAGCACCAACTCCCTGCCCTCCAGCGCCAGAATGG GCTCCTCCACTTTGCAGTTTAGGGCAGAGCGCATTAAGATCCCTCCAACTCGTTACCCCCGCTCCGCTGGATCTGACCGAG GCTCCCTCTCACATTCGGAGTGCAGCAGCCCGACACCTCCAATGTCCCCTGTCAACCTGGAGACATCGTCTTTCACCAGCAGCCAATCGCAGAGCTCCATTTCCACCCAGCCCAGGATATCAGTCAGCCCCGCTCCAGTTGGTGACAGGAGGAAGGATGG ATTTGTCTCTTATAACACTTCCTCTGTCAGACTTCCACTGGCAGTTAAGCCCAAGTTCCTCTCTTTAAGAAGCTTGAG GCCATACTTGGAGGAGCCACGCAATGTGACAGTACAGAAAGGAGCAGAACCACTGGGGATCTCCATTGTGAGTGGAGAGAACGGGGGAGTGTTTGTGTCCAAAGTGACAGCAGGCAGCATCGCACACCAAGCCCGTTTAGAGTACGGAGACCAACTCCTCGAG TTCAACGGAATCAACCTTCGCAATGCCAACGAGCAGCAGGCGCGGCTGGTGATCGGGCAGCAGTGCGACACAGTCACCATTTTGGCTCAGTATAACCCTCACATGTTTCAGCTGGGAAACCACTCCCGTTCAGG TTCTCGCATGGAGTCCATCAGCAACCAGCCGACTCCCCTCGACAGCGGAGCCACGACCCCGGACAATCACTCCACCGTCGATACGCTGAGCGAGCAGGACGAGGGCACCATGACGCCGCCGTCCAAACAGACGACTCCTGCCACAAGCCCTCAGAACTCCTTCAG gCTTCCTGGTTCAAGCACGCGGCGGGCTGCAGAGCCTCGTCTGGTGAGGCTGAAGAGGATCCAGGTGGAGCTGGGAGTCCAGATCTGTGGAGGAAACCTTTACGGCATCTTTGTGGAGAGTCTGGATGACGACAGCCCTGCTAAATGTCCTGATGGTCTGCTGCCTGGAGACTTGATACTGGAG TACAACGGCATCAGCATGAAGAACAAAACGAAAGAAGAGGCATACCTGGAAATGTTGAAGCCGGCAGAAACAATCACATTCAAGGTTCAGAACTGCGTGGACAACCTCGCTGCCATCAAAGAGTCCCGTGGAGATGGATTTTACATAAG AGCACTTTATGAGAGGGTGGCAGAGGTGGAGCAGGAACTGAGCTTTAACAAAGATGACATCCTGTATGTGGAAGACACGCTACCAAATGGCAACTTTGGCTACTGGATGGCCTGGCAACTCGACGAGAATGCACAGAAGCTGGGAAAAGGGCAGATTCCAAGTAAATACAT GATGGACCAGGAGTTCTACAGGAGACACAGCATGGCCGACATGAAAGACGACAACGGCACCAACAAGACTCTGTCTGCTGCCGCAAGGAGGTCCTTCTTCCGCCGGAGGCTGAAGCACAAACGCAGCGGATCCAAGGACGGGAAGGACGTGATGGCCCTGGATGCCATCAGCACCGATTCTTTACCCATCACAGAGG ACGGATTGAGCCTGATGTACCAGCGGGTTCAGAGGGTGGAGTGCTCTTCACCCAGACCAGTGCTGGTCCTGGGTCCATTAGTGGAGGCCAGTAAGGACATGCTGGTGAAGGAGACTCCTGCCAAGTTCTGCCGCTGTCTGCCTG AGATTATGAAGGCATCTCAGCAGGCGATAGAGCGGGGAGTGAAGGACTGCGTGTTCATTGACTACAAGCGGAGGAGCGGCCATTTTGATGTGACCACTGTCGCGTCAATTAAAGAGATCACAGAGAAG GACTGTCACTGTTTACTTGACATTGCCCCTCACGCCATCGAACGTCTTCACAGCGTTCACATCTACCCAATCGTCATATTCATTCGCTACAAAAATGCCAAGCAGATAAA AGAGCAGAAGGACCCTTTGTACCTGCGGGATAAACTCTCACAGAAACATTCCAAGGAGCAGTTTGAGGTGGCACAGAAAGTCGAGCAGGAGTACAGCCGCTTCTTCACAG